A section of the Myxococcaceae bacterium genome encodes:
- the nadE gene encoding NAD(+) synthase encodes MLIRALLMGIRDFVSKTKSPGVIVGLSGGIDSAVVGTLAVRALGCDRVLGVRLPSRFSSEHSLEDAQELADNLGIQLKTISIEETVHSLRQVLGLKSNLSDQNLQARVRGIILMALANETGRLLLSTSNKSELAMGYGTLYGDLCGALMPIGDLYKTKVWKIARALNLEKNDIPERSILKAPSAELDENQLDQDSLPPYSRLDIILERYLDRYESCEQIERETHFSKTEIEQTIDQVHRMEFKRKQAPPILMVSPGVFGEARRWPIVGHLQNHKLASPTIRLPEIATPRNSSQ; translated from the coding sequence ATGCTGATTAGAGCTTTGCTTATGGGGATCCGGGATTTTGTCTCCAAAACGAAATCTCCGGGCGTGATTGTGGGCCTGTCGGGAGGCATTGATTCGGCAGTGGTTGGCACGCTCGCGGTACGTGCATTGGGCTGTGATCGGGTTTTAGGCGTTCGTTTGCCCAGCCGATTTTCTTCTGAGCACTCTTTAGAAGATGCCCAAGAGCTGGCCGATAATTTGGGAATCCAATTGAAAACGATTTCCATCGAAGAGACGGTTCATTCTCTCAGACAAGTCCTGGGGCTGAAAAGCAACCTAAGCGACCAAAATTTGCAGGCACGTGTTCGTGGAATCATTTTAATGGCGCTGGCCAACGAAACCGGTCGCCTACTCCTTTCCACCAGCAATAAAAGCGAACTCGCGATGGGCTATGGAACGCTCTACGGTGATTTGTGCGGCGCGCTCATGCCGATCGGAGATCTCTACAAAACAAAAGTATGGAAAATCGCCCGAGCCCTCAATCTCGAGAAAAACGATATTCCAGAGCGGAGCATTCTGAAGGCTCCAAGCGCAGAATTGGATGAGAATCAGTTGGACCAAGATTCTCTGCCCCCTTATTCGCGCTTGGATATCATTCTGGAACGCTATCTAGACCGTTATGAATCTTGCGAACAAATTGAACGGGAAACTCACTTTTCCAAAACTGAAATTGAACAGACCATCGATCAAGTGCATCGAATGGAGTTTAAGAGGAAACAGGCGCCACCCATTTTGATGGTGTCTCCGGGTGTGTTTGGCGAAGCCAGGCGTTGGCCGATAGTAGGTCATCTGCAAAACCATAAGCTCGCATCACCAACGATTCGTCTCCCTGAGATTGCCACGCCGCGGAACTCCTCCCAGTGA
- the rpmE gene encoding 50S ribosomal protein L31, with translation MKQNAHPDYSAVTIACACGAKYETRSTKNYNIDICSACHPHFTGKSKVLDTEGRVDRFLRKYQTKK, from the coding sequence ATGAAACAAAACGCTCATCCAGACTACAGTGCGGTTACGATTGCATGCGCTTGCGGAGCCAAGTACGAAACCCGTTCCACCAAGAACTACAACATCGATATTTGTTCGGCTTGCCATCCGCATTTTACCGGTAAGTCTAAGGTTTTAGATACAGAAGGTCGTGTGGATCGATTCCTTAGGAAGTATCAAACCAAAAAATAA
- a CDS encoding YhbY family RNA-binding protein encodes MNLKSEAHLLKPVVQVGKNGITEAVLSEIDAALKAHELIKVKFQGAALSVLKEDLSPWIQALSAQHINTQGHIVTLYRKQPKKKA; translated from the coding sequence ATGAATCTTAAATCCGAGGCTCACCTCCTCAAACCAGTCGTTCAGGTAGGAAAAAATGGCATCACAGAAGCTGTTTTATCCGAAATCGACGCTGCATTGAAAGCCCATGAACTGATCAAGGTTAAATTTCAAGGAGCCGCTCTTTCGGTTTTAAAAGAAGATCTGTCCCCTTGGATCCAAGCGTTGAGCGCACAGCATATCAACACGCAAGGCCATATTGTGACACTTTATCGAAAGCAGCCCAAGAAGAAAGCATGA
- a CDS encoding DUF1385 domain-containing protein: protein MLSQILFMVTKPLVGGQAVVEGVMMRSPNSFAVAVRRPDHSIVVRERQWLSFSEKLPFLRWPLLRGATLLIESLYNGLSALQFSAEQALEKDPLTRPAIVEPSKKMDWALMSTMAFSLTLGLALFKGVPHVIAFLLGELFGQNGESALPVTSVWFHLVDGCIKMSLFVAYIAAISRLKDVKRIFMYHGAEHKAVHAFEKDLNLTVANTRIQPTAHPRCGTSLILLVIAVSIVVFAFTLPFVPPVTDNKLGTNLFLMILKIPLMLPIAGIAYEFQRAAARDPKNFWVKLFITPGMLMQRLTTREPTDDQMEIALAALKKTLWREQNIQGSDCLDQIEVYRNFEELSAALAS from the coding sequence ATGCTTTCGCAAATCCTTTTCATGGTAACCAAACCTTTGGTCGGTGGGCAAGCAGTGGTGGAAGGCGTCATGATGCGCTCTCCTAATAGTTTTGCCGTTGCGGTTCGCAGACCCGACCACTCGATTGTTGTGCGAGAACGCCAGTGGTTGTCTTTTTCTGAAAAGCTACCGTTCTTGCGTTGGCCTCTTCTCAGAGGAGCCACTTTGTTGATTGAAAGCCTGTACAACGGTTTAAGCGCTTTGCAATTCTCAGCCGAGCAAGCTTTGGAAAAGGATCCTCTCACACGCCCCGCCATAGTTGAACCAAGCAAGAAAATGGATTGGGCTTTGATGAGCACGATGGCTTTCAGTCTGACTCTGGGCTTGGCTCTTTTTAAAGGCGTTCCTCATGTGATCGCCTTCTTGCTGGGAGAGCTTTTCGGGCAGAATGGCGAAAGTGCCCTTCCCGTTACCTCCGTTTGGTTTCACTTGGTCGATGGCTGCATCAAAATGTCCTTATTTGTCGCCTACATTGCCGCCATCTCAAGATTGAAAGACGTCAAACGAATTTTTATGTACCATGGAGCCGAGCACAAAGCGGTTCACGCATTTGAAAAAGATCTGAACCTGACCGTTGCCAATACGCGAATTCAACCCACAGCCCACCCACGCTGCGGTACCAGTTTGATTCTCTTGGTCATTGCCGTCTCGATTGTCGTATTTGCGTTTACGCTGCCTTTTGTTCCTCCTGTCACCGATAACAAGTTGGGAACAAACTTGTTCTTGATGATTCTGAAAATTCCTCTCATGCTGCCCATCGCAGGAATTGCCTACGAATTCCAAAGAGCCGCTGCGCGAGATCCCAAAAACTTTTGGGTGAAGCTGTTTATCACTCCTGGTATGCTCATGCAGCGTTTGACCACCCGTGAGCCAACAGACGATCAAATGGAGATTGCTTTGGCGGCATTGAAAAAAACGCTTTGGCGCGAACAAAATATCCAAGGATCGGATTGCTTAGACCAAATCGAAGTTTATCGTAACTTTGAAGAACTCAGCGCTGCTCTTGCTTCATGA
- the prfA gene encoding peptide chain release factor 1, which produces MLDKLEEMTKRHAVLMEQLANPSLKPAELQTINKERTQLEPLVEAYERLKLLHVELEGNQLLLQDADPDIRDMAREEIGELNESVAHLEGEIKILLLPKDPNDQKNVIVEIRAGTGGDEAALFAGQLFHMYSRFAERMRWKVELMSLSDGSKGGYKEVIAMLSGDQVYAWMKFEAGVHRVQRVPETETQGRIHTSACSVAILPEAEEVDIQIEEKDIRVDVFRAGGPGGQSVNTTDSAVRITHIATGLVVQCQDEKSQLKNKNKAMKVLRARLYEAKQREVDRERAEERKAMVKSGDRSDKIRTYNFPQDRCTDHRVGVTVHNLPKLFAGELNELLSQVRAHFQAQQLSGSAS; this is translated from the coding sequence ATGCTCGACAAACTAGAAGAAATGACCAAACGCCACGCCGTTTTAATGGAACAGCTGGCGAATCCAAGTCTAAAGCCTGCTGAATTGCAGACGATCAACAAAGAACGGACTCAGCTTGAACCCCTTGTCGAAGCTTACGAACGACTCAAACTCTTACACGTTGAACTGGAAGGAAACCAACTGCTCCTTCAAGATGCGGACCCGGATATCCGGGACATGGCACGAGAAGAAATCGGTGAGTTAAACGAATCCGTCGCTCATTTGGAAGGCGAAATCAAAATCTTACTCTTGCCCAAAGATCCCAACGATCAAAAAAACGTCATCGTTGAGATTCGAGCAGGCACCGGTGGAGACGAAGCGGCGCTTTTTGCCGGCCAGCTTTTCCACATGTATTCACGCTTCGCTGAAAGAATGCGTTGGAAAGTCGAACTCATGAGCCTTTCGGATGGCTCAAAAGGCGGCTATAAAGAAGTCATTGCCATGCTCAGCGGCGATCAAGTTTACGCCTGGATGAAATTTGAGGCCGGAGTGCACCGCGTGCAACGAGTTCCAGAAACAGAGACCCAAGGTCGAATTCACACCTCTGCCTGCAGCGTAGCGATTTTACCAGAAGCGGAAGAAGTGGATATTCAAATCGAAGAAAAAGATATCCGAGTCGACGTATTTCGCGCGGGAGGCCCCGGAGGCCAGTCGGTCAATACCACCGACTCAGCCGTGCGAATCACGCATATCGCTACGGGCCTCGTCGTGCAGTGTCAGGATGAAAAGAGTCAGCTTAAAAATAAAAACAAAGCCATGAAAGTTTTGCGTGCACGGCTTTATGAAGCGAAGCAAAGAGAAGTGGACCGAGAACGAGCCGAAGAACGAAAAGCGATGGTCAAAAGCGGAGACCGTTCCGACAAGATTCGAACCTATAACTTCCCTCAAGACCGCTGCACCGACCACCGCGTCGGAGTCACCGTGCATAATCTCCCGAAGCTTTTTGCCGGCGAATTAAACGAGCTCCTGAGCCAGGTACGTGCGCACTTTCAGGCACAGCAGCTTTCGGGCAGCGCTTCTTAA
- the lipB gene encoding lipoyl(octanoyl) transferase LipB, whose protein sequence is MKTRFLGYQVPYAEGMRIMREAIDQIEVEGNQLLLLEHRDTITYTRQHGLKHVFRTQEELAQLGIDLFETDRGGDVTFHGTGQLVGYPILKLSPNWGVVDYIRALESALVKTCQTLGVSGAHCLPGKTGVWVNNQKLAAIGVGVSQQVTRHGFALNVSTHLERFTSHMTPCGLEGHGVTSLERELNSSVSISQVLEIWKTAETLSSLLAFSGNLLR, encoded by the coding sequence ATGAAGACTCGATTTCTAGGCTACCAGGTCCCCTATGCCGAAGGCATGCGGATTATGCGGGAGGCCATTGACCAAATCGAGGTCGAAGGAAATCAGCTCCTTCTTCTTGAACATCGAGATACGATCACCTATACCCGTCAGCACGGCCTCAAGCACGTGTTTCGCACCCAAGAAGAGCTGGCTCAGCTCGGTATTGATTTATTTGAAACCGATCGAGGCGGCGATGTCACCTTTCATGGAACAGGCCAATTGGTTGGATACCCTATCCTAAAACTCTCACCGAACTGGGGCGTGGTGGATTACATTCGAGCTCTAGAATCCGCTTTAGTCAAGACCTGCCAGACCCTGGGTGTTTCAGGAGCTCATTGTTTGCCCGGTAAAACCGGTGTTTGGGTCAACAACCAGAAACTGGCAGCGATTGGCGTCGGAGTCTCTCAGCAAGTCACGCGTCACGGGTTCGCCCTGAACGTCTCAACTCATCTCGAACGCTTTACAAGCCATATGACTCCTTGCGGCCTCGAAGGCCATGGGGTTACTAGCTTAGAACGCGAGCTCAATTCAAGCGTGTCGATTTCCCAAGTACTCGAAATTTGGAAGACTGCGGAGACTTTGAGCAGTCTCTTGGCATTTTCAGGGAATCTGCTAAGATAG